The following proteins are co-located in the Polystyrenella longa genome:
- a CDS encoding peptidylprolyl isomerase — protein sequence MSEGTHLTSTSNKSSKKKWAIVFGTLMAVTVAAVSSQFLKSKDTQAATERKATTTASNTNTANNSAKMARVGNNFITKDELKQECLERYGKEVLETLINRKVIETACEQQGVKVEDSEVNQEIVEIAKRFQLEPDSWLQMLQAERGLTALQYKRDVIWPMIALRKLAGGDVQLTEQDIQKSFVRDYGPRVKARLIMVNQSREAQQIWKKVKENPSDFGRYAREHSVEPNSRALDGQIPPISKYSGSEEMWNAAFKLKEGEVSGIIQLSDYNQNQYCILLCEGYTQPRTTNLEDVRQDLIDHLTEEKTQKLVADVFERIKRDIAVDNYVTGVRTGGITPASGTAPEKVGSVRQAAGR from the coding sequence ATGAGTGAAGGGACTCACTTAACATCGACCTCGAACAAAAGCTCAAAGAAAAAATGGGCTATTGTATTCGGAACTTTAATGGCAGTGACGGTCGCCGCCGTCTCGAGCCAGTTTCTGAAATCGAAAGATACTCAGGCCGCCACCGAGCGAAAAGCCACGACCACTGCGTCGAATACAAACACGGCTAACAACTCGGCTAAAATGGCCCGCGTCGGAAACAACTTCATCACAAAAGATGAACTGAAACAAGAATGTCTGGAACGATATGGTAAGGAAGTTCTGGAAACATTGATCAATCGCAAGGTGATTGAAACAGCCTGTGAACAGCAGGGCGTCAAAGTCGAAGACAGCGAAGTCAATCAGGAGATTGTCGAAATCGCGAAACGCTTCCAGCTTGAACCCGATTCCTGGCTGCAGATGCTGCAAGCCGAACGGGGATTGACTGCTTTGCAGTACAAGCGTGATGTCATCTGGCCGATGATTGCACTTCGCAAACTGGCCGGCGGAGATGTCCAATTGACCGAACAAGACATTCAGAAATCATTCGTTCGGGATTACGGCCCTCGCGTTAAAGCCCGGCTGATCATGGTCAACCAGAGTCGGGAAGCTCAGCAGATTTGGAAAAAAGTCAAAGAGAACCCTTCGGACTTCGGTCGCTATGCCCGCGAACACTCTGTTGAACCAAACAGCCGTGCTCTCGACGGACAGATTCCGCCGATTAGCAAGTATTCCGGCAGTGAGGAAATGTGGAATGCCGCCTTCAAACTCAAAGAAGGGGAAGTTTCTGGTATCATCCAATTGTCTGATTATAACCAGAACCAATACTGCATTTTGCTATGTGAAGGCTACACCCAGCCACGCACGACCAATCTGGAAGATGTTCGCCAGGACCTGATCGACCACCTGACCGAAGAAAAAACACAGAAGCTGGTTGCCGACGTATTCGAACGGATTAAACGTGATATTGCCGTCGACAACTACGTGACAGGCGTTCGTACTGGTGGAATCACCCCGGCCAGCGGAACTGCCCCAGAAAAAGTAGGTAGCGTTCGTCAAGCAGCGGGTCGCTAA
- a CDS encoding aminotransferase class I/II-fold pyridoxal phosphate-dependent enzyme, producing the protein MRSETDVPFEDTPFKVPVSDRVNRLPPYLFGKINKLKYEKRVAGIDVIDLGMGNPTDPPDPLVIEKMNETLKDPRNHRYSVSNGIANLRKEVVKRYWKKYGVRLEPDEEVIACIGSKEGFSHMCLALMGPGDTAIVPSPTFPIHEYAVMLASGNVISIDVRDPDKFLRNVAYTCEHLYPKPKVVIANFPHNPSSTVIEQDFYVELVRLAKKYQFLVISDFAYADICFDGYKAPSFLSTPGAIDVGVEFTTMSKGYSMAGWRIGFCCGNAEMVRALATIKGYYDYGIFQPVQIAAIVAMRECDEAVENVARIYQKRRDALCKGLIRLGWEIEIPKAGMFIWAKIPEPWQKMGSIDFAMKLLDEGGVAVSPGRGFGEDGEGYLRLAIVENEQRLKQAVRQIDRCLKSEEQETPAAT; encoded by the coding sequence ATGCGTAGCGAAACTGACGTTCCGTTTGAAGACACGCCATTCAAAGTTCCCGTATCTGATCGGGTCAACAGGCTGCCTCCGTACCTCTTTGGCAAAATCAACAAGCTGAAGTACGAAAAACGGGTGGCGGGAATCGACGTCATCGACCTGGGAATGGGTAATCCGACGGATCCCCCCGATCCGCTCGTCATCGAAAAGATGAACGAAACCCTGAAAGACCCCCGAAACCATCGTTACTCCGTATCGAATGGAATCGCCAATCTTCGCAAAGAGGTCGTTAAGCGGTACTGGAAAAAGTACGGCGTACGCTTGGAACCGGATGAGGAAGTCATTGCCTGTATCGGGTCTAAAGAAGGGTTCAGCCATATGTGTTTGGCCCTCATGGGTCCAGGCGATACGGCGATTGTCCCCTCTCCCACATTTCCCATTCACGAATACGCCGTCATGCTGGCGTCTGGGAACGTGATTAGCATTGATGTGCGCGATCCCGATAAGTTCCTCAGGAATGTGGCTTATACTTGCGAGCATCTGTACCCCAAACCGAAGGTCGTCATCGCGAATTTCCCTCACAATCCGTCGAGTACGGTGATTGAGCAGGACTTTTATGTTGAGCTGGTTCGGTTGGCGAAAAAGTATCAGTTCCTCGTCATCAGTGACTTTGCCTATGCCGACATCTGCTTCGACGGTTATAAGGCCCCCAGCTTTCTATCGACGCCCGGTGCCATTGATGTCGGAGTGGAATTCACCACGATGAGCAAAGGTTACAGTATGGCGGGATGGCGAATCGGCTTCTGTTGCGGGAACGCCGAGATGGTCCGGGCGCTTGCCACTATTAAAGGCTATTACGACTACGGCATTTTCCAGCCCGTCCAGATTGCTGCGATCGTCGCGATGCGGGAATGTGACGAGGCCGTGGAAAACGTGGCTCGAATTTATCAGAAACGCCGCGATGCATTGTGCAAAGGACTCATCCGGCTCGGTTGGGAGATTGAAATTCCCAAGGCAGGTATGTTCATCTGGGCCAAGATCCCCGAACCCTGGCAGAAGATGGGCTCCATCGATTTCGCCATGAAACTTCTCGATGAAGGGGGAGTCGCTGTCAGTCCGGGCCGTGGATTCGGCGAAGATGGCGAAGGGTACCTTCGATTAGCGATTGTCGAAAATGAGCAACGCCTGAAACAGGCGGTGCGACAAATCGATCGCTGCCTGAAATCGGAAGAACAGGAAACCCCAGCAGCAACATAA
- a CDS encoding ZIP family metal transporter, which translates to MLLILFIYCAVIVLSSLMGGALPQLVRLTHTRMQMTTSLVGGLMLGIALFHLLPHGVYELDSLDRGIWWMVMGLITTFFLLRMFHFHNHGIAEVDHVGYDLQTDCDHEHDHDHDLKAAISPGPVATEACEKHPHRLSWMGVFIGLSVHTLIDGLALGASVQASAAHGESTIGLYGLGTFLAIVLHKPLDAVSITSLMSSAGWSKSSQQKVNLAYAMICPLGAFLFVLGINQLGDQSQVVIGCALAFSAGVFLSIALSDLLPELEFHAHDRATLSAALIVGLALAYGLIYLEPTHQRNQNLPLNQIEAPAETTP; encoded by the coding sequence ATGCTTCTGATTCTGTTTATTTATTGTGCGGTGATTGTTCTCAGTTCGCTGATGGGCGGTGCATTACCTCAATTGGTGCGACTCACACATACCCGCATGCAGATGACCACCAGCCTCGTTGGCGGCCTGATGCTGGGGATTGCGCTGTTTCACCTGCTCCCGCATGGTGTTTATGAACTGGACAGCCTCGACCGCGGTATCTGGTGGATGGTGATGGGATTGATCACCACCTTCTTTCTGTTACGGATGTTTCACTTTCACAATCATGGTATCGCCGAGGTTGATCATGTTGGTTATGACCTGCAAACCGACTGCGATCATGAACACGATCATGACCACGACCTGAAAGCAGCAATTTCTCCCGGGCCAGTTGCCACTGAAGCGTGCGAAAAACACCCGCATCGATTGAGTTGGATGGGCGTTTTTATCGGCCTCTCCGTCCATACTCTGATTGATGGATTGGCTCTTGGTGCCAGCGTTCAGGCGAGTGCTGCCCATGGCGAATCGACTATAGGACTGTATGGTCTGGGGACTTTTCTGGCGATTGTCCTGCACAAACCGCTGGATGCCGTTTCCATCACGAGTCTGATGTCCTCTGCGGGATGGTCGAAATCATCACAGCAGAAGGTGAATCTCGCTTATGCCATGATTTGTCCCCTGGGAGCATTTCTCTTCGTGCTTGGGATCAATCAGCTTGGGGACCAGTCGCAAGTGGTCATTGGATGTGCGCTCGCCTTCTCGGCCGGTGTTTTTCTCTCGATCGCACTCTCTGACTTACTTCCTGAACTCGAATTCCATGCGCACGACCGGGCGACCTTGTCGGCGGCGTTGATCGTTGGTCTGGCCCTGGCCTACGGTTTGATTTATCTAGAGCCCACACACCAGAGAAATCAGAACCTGCCGCTAAACCAGATAGAAGCCCCTGCTGAAACAACCCCCTGA
- a CDS encoding ArsR/SmtB family transcription factor yields the protein MISSKDLPCLVGDQESPDEIDGALLSRQECQKAADIFRALGDPIRFQILSLLAQKEMCVSDIASLLEDSLPAVSQRLKLLRKDNIVSVRRSGKFSYYSLVDNHVRTLVSNVIEYLAQEERGTAN from the coding sequence ATGATTTCTTCAAAAGACTTGCCTTGCCTTGTTGGTGACCAGGAATCTCCTGATGAAATTGACGGAGCCCTGCTTTCTCGACAGGAATGCCAGAAGGCGGCCGATATTTTCCGCGCATTGGGCGATCCGATCCGATTTCAGATTCTGTCATTGCTGGCTCAGAAAGAAATGTGTGTCTCTGATATTGCCTCGCTGCTGGAAGACAGCTTGCCGGCTGTTTCTCAACGTCTGAAATTATTGAGAAAAGACAATATCGTCTCGGTCCGTCGGTCCGGAAAGTTCAGTTACTATTCGCTCGTTGATAATCATGTACGCACTCTTGTGTCCAACGTCATCGAATATCTGGCTCAAGAAGAACGCGGAACGGCGAATTAA
- a CDS encoding DUF997 family protein: MPEQKLLGKYEYDPVFLNARKEAIVILFVWIFFFLWTVPYCYFNGYRDSVDPDNLELILGMPRWIVMGVGLPWLVADIVTILFATFYMKDDPLGEAEEGADLAEEIAEMHAADGKGGEA; this comes from the coding sequence ATGCCAGAACAAAAACTGTTGGGGAAATATGAATATGACCCCGTGTTCCTGAACGCAAGAAAAGAGGCGATCGTTATTCTGTTCGTCTGGATCTTCTTTTTTCTTTGGACAGTCCCTTACTGTTACTTCAACGGCTACCGTGATTCGGTCGACCCGGACAACCTTGAGTTGATCCTGGGAATGCCGAGATGGATCGTTATGGGGGTAGGACTTCCCTGGCTGGTGGCGGATATCGTAACCATCCTATTCGCGACGTTTTACATGAAAGACGATCCACTCGGAGAGGCCGAAGAAGGTGCCGACCTTGCGGAGGAGATTGCGGAGATGCATGCTGCCGACGGAAAAGGAGGTGAAGCATGA
- a CDS encoding sodium:solute symporter family transporter — MNSMLIVFLIYTLAVFGLAIFSNKLLKSKGFMSEYFLGSRSLGVWAFALTFAATSASGGSFTGFPSLIYTYGWVLGLWIASYMVVPICTMGWLGKRLNQVARISGAITIPDVMRDRFHSRGLGLFTVLIILFFMIFNLVAQFKAGSVILKTLLADVDLFRNAGLSLEAWTSTIPFLATSMGGEYLLCLLVFGLAVIFYTTYGGFHAVVWTDVMQGIVMVFGVMIMLPLAIYQVGGLGNATRDMAQMVPPRTGDLQFSLTEPTDQNLSLNSKHWLVEAIENAEEGQPAHNIYRLKARIDISAGESTGETLLEGKPSTVQVLKIMTPHEIERIYENHQEDPDFFTITSATFNPTDFQTTNEAGEVEDFYPVTEDGKPLRGTYVSAPGADPSSNKGFLPIAVAVSFFVYWAFSGAGQPSNMVRLMAFNSSMTLKKSITTVAIYFTMIYFPLVIIFCCARVLMPGMEAESDRIMPAMTVLLTQNANVPWLAGVLVAAPFAAVMSTIDSFLLMMSSAIVRDIYQRNINPEASDKTIKRVSFTSTFIIGLIAMFFAIDPPQFLQDIIVYTGGGLATCFLAPVVYAIFWPKCNKQTIFASMAIGLGVHFLCHILGLMFNGEFLSPYKVFGFDPIITSMVASFVGGLIVGKLFPAPDEALIRKYFGKNEG; from the coding sequence ATGAACTCCATGTTAATCGTATTCCTGATTTATACACTTGCCGTCTTTGGTCTGGCGATCTTTTCAAACAAGCTGTTGAAGTCCAAAGGCTTTATGAGTGAATACTTCCTCGGAAGTCGCAGTTTGGGTGTCTGGGCCTTCGCGCTGACTTTTGCAGCAACCAGTGCTTCTGGCGGTAGTTTCACCGGGTTCCCGTCACTCATCTATACCTACGGTTGGGTATTGGGGCTCTGGATTGCCAGTTACATGGTGGTCCCCATCTGCACGATGGGCTGGCTTGGAAAACGCCTGAACCAGGTCGCACGAATTTCGGGCGCGATCACGATCCCCGACGTGATGCGCGATCGCTTTCATAGTCGTGGATTGGGTCTGTTCACCGTATTGATCATTCTCTTCTTCATGATTTTCAATCTGGTTGCTCAGTTCAAAGCGGGCAGCGTAATCCTGAAGACCTTGCTGGCTGATGTGGACCTCTTTCGGAATGCCGGTTTGAGCCTGGAAGCTTGGACCTCCACGATTCCATTTCTTGCTACCAGTATGGGCGGCGAGTACCTGCTCTGCCTGCTCGTGTTCGGATTAGCCGTCATTTTCTACACGACTTACGGTGGTTTCCATGCGGTCGTCTGGACGGACGTCATGCAGGGTATCGTCATGGTCTTTGGGGTTATGATCATGTTGCCGCTCGCCATCTACCAGGTTGGCGGACTGGGAAATGCAACCAGAGACATGGCACAAATGGTTCCTCCCCGAACGGGCGATCTTCAATTTTCGCTCACGGAACCGACAGACCAAAACCTTTCGTTAAACAGTAAACATTGGTTAGTCGAAGCGATTGAAAATGCGGAAGAAGGCCAACCGGCTCATAACATCTACCGCTTGAAGGCACGAATTGATATTTCCGCAGGAGAATCGACGGGGGAAACTCTGCTTGAGGGAAAACCAAGTACTGTTCAAGTGCTTAAAATTATGACCCCTCACGAAATTGAGCGTATCTATGAAAACCACCAGGAGGATCCCGACTTTTTCACGATAACTTCTGCGACGTTCAACCCGACTGATTTTCAGACAACGAACGAAGCGGGTGAAGTTGAAGATTTCTACCCGGTTACCGAAGATGGAAAACCGTTGCGAGGCACTTATGTCTCCGCACCGGGGGCTGACCCATCCAGTAACAAGGGTTTTCTGCCAATAGCGGTAGCCGTATCGTTCTTCGTCTATTGGGCATTCAGCGGTGCAGGGCAGCCCTCGAACATGGTTCGCCTGATGGCATTCAACAGTTCGATGACGCTGAAAAAGTCAATCACGACAGTGGCGATCTACTTCACAATGATCTACTTCCCACTTGTGATTATCTTCTGCTGTGCCCGTGTGCTGATGCCGGGGATGGAAGCAGAATCTGACCGGATCATGCCCGCCATGACCGTTCTACTCACACAGAATGCCAACGTTCCCTGGCTGGCAGGTGTTCTGGTCGCTGCTCCGTTTGCTGCGGTGATGTCGACGATCGACAGTTTCCTGTTGATGATGTCCTCGGCAATTGTTCGTGACATCTATCAGCGGAATATCAATCCCGAAGCCAGTGACAAAACGATCAAACGGGTCAGTTTCACCAGCACATTTATTATAGGATTGATTGCCATGTTCTTCGCAATCGATCCCCCGCAATTTCTGCAGGACATTATTGTCTACACCGGTGGAGGCCTGGCAACCTGTTTCCTCGCCCCCGTCGTATATGCGATTTTCTGGCCGAAATGTAACAAGCAAACCATCTTCGCCAGCATGGCAATTGGTTTGGGAGTACACTTCCTCTGCCATATCTTAGGCTTAATGTTTAACGGCGAATTTCTTTCACCATACAAAGTCTTCGGATTTGACCCCATCATTACTTCGATGGTAGCTTCGTTTGTTGGAGGTCTAATCGTCGGAAAATTATTCCCCGCCCCTGATGAAGCTCTGATCCGAAAGTACTTTGGCAAGAACGAAGGTTAA
- a CDS encoding amidohydrolase family protein, translating into MVRIDAHSHVWTPDTMAYPLAPGWRKANMDPASFTTEELLEHMHGSNVDKTVLIQMSFYGYDNSYMLDSIRKHPGKFAGVAVIDQDTGRVDMEMRKQQGLGVTGFRIFPKNQTEDSWLSSEAMHTMFQTGAEEKLNMCCLIDAVHLVALDRMCRDFPDTPVVIDHMARIGVDGNIRETEVNQLCAMARHPHVTVKVSAFYALGKKEAPYRDLSPLIKQLYQAFGPERLMWATDCPFQAVQPHTYKASLELVERGLDFLSASDREWLLGKTAERVFFAHQKR; encoded by the coding sequence ATGGTCAGAATTGATGCCCATAGTCATGTCTGGACTCCCGATACGATGGCTTATCCGTTGGCCCCTGGATGGCGGAAAGCCAATATGGACCCGGCGAGTTTTACGACGGAAGAGCTACTCGAGCACATGCACGGATCGAACGTCGATAAAACCGTGTTGATCCAAATGTCGTTCTATGGCTACGACAACAGTTACATGCTCGACTCCATTCGGAAACACCCTGGCAAATTCGCCGGTGTGGCCGTCATCGATCAGGATACGGGTCGCGTTGACATGGAAATGCGAAAGCAGCAAGGACTCGGGGTCACTGGGTTTCGGATCTTTCCTAAAAACCAGACTGAAGATTCCTGGCTCAGCTCCGAAGCTATGCACACCATGTTTCAAACCGGTGCCGAAGAGAAACTTAACATGTGCTGCCTGATCGACGCTGTCCATCTGGTCGCGCTCGACCGCATGTGTCGAGATTTTCCGGATACGCCCGTGGTGATCGATCACATGGCGAGGATTGGAGTCGATGGCAACATTCGTGAGACTGAGGTGAATCAGCTCTGCGCTATGGCTCGTCACCCACACGTAACGGTGAAAGTTTCCGCGTTTTATGCCCTCGGTAAAAAAGAAGCTCCCTATCGGGACTTGAGCCCGTTAATCAAACAGCTATACCAAGCCTTTGGTCCGGAGCGATTAATGTGGGCGACGGACTGTCCATTTCAAGCAGTTCAACCGCATACCTACAAAGCATCGCTGGAACTGGTGGAACGAGGGCTCGATTTTCTATCCGCTTCTGATCGGGAATGGCTATTAGGAAAAACAGCCGAGCGAGTTTTCTTCGCCCACCAAAAGAGATGA
- a CDS encoding sugar kinase: MRIVTFGEVMLRLASEDFLRMRQSIPGRLDATFGGGELNVAISVAFQGGSSAYLTALPDNVITDSLLQDMRKLGVDDSLVQRSPVGRFGIYFVETGANQRGGTVTYDREFSSISMVESDFFHWHKAFDGATWFHITGITPAISKQAAASALESVKQAKERGITVSCDLNYRGKLWKWEEGTSQIDLARRTMKEMMPYIDVVIANEEDADRSLGISASETDIEAGELNIAGYEEVAREVVKQFPNVKKVAITLRESYSATHNNWGAMLFDVASDHAYFAPEDSSGKYSPYEIKNIIDRVGAGDSFAGGLVVALNTPELSDPQTAIRYATAASCLKHSIKGDFNYATRQEIEALMGGAASGRVQR; the protein is encoded by the coding sequence TTGAGAATCGTCACCTTCGGGGAAGTCATGCTACGTTTGGCTTCCGAAGATTTTCTACGCATGCGGCAATCGATCCCGGGACGTCTCGATGCGACTTTTGGGGGAGGCGAATTAAATGTCGCGATCTCAGTTGCTTTTCAGGGTGGAAGTTCTGCCTATCTGACCGCGCTTCCAGATAACGTGATTACCGACTCACTTCTTCAGGATATGCGTAAGCTGGGAGTGGACGACAGTCTGGTACAACGGTCGCCAGTGGGCCGTTTTGGTATCTACTTCGTCGAAACGGGTGCCAATCAACGTGGGGGTACCGTTACTTACGACCGGGAATTCAGTTCGATTTCCATGGTTGAATCCGATTTCTTCCATTGGCATAAAGCATTCGACGGCGCCACTTGGTTTCATATCACCGGAATCACCCCGGCCATCAGTAAACAAGCAGCCGCATCGGCACTTGAGTCTGTTAAACAGGCCAAAGAGCGCGGCATTACCGTCTCTTGCGATTTGAACTACCGTGGAAAACTCTGGAAGTGGGAAGAGGGGACATCCCAGATTGATCTCGCTCGTAGAACGATGAAGGAAATGATGCCTTACATCGACGTCGTTATTGCCAATGAAGAAGACGCTGATCGTTCCCTCGGCATTAGCGCCAGTGAAACTGACATCGAAGCGGGTGAACTAAATATCGCCGGGTACGAAGAAGTCGCACGCGAGGTTGTCAAACAATTCCCCAATGTCAAAAAGGTGGCGATCACTTTACGAGAAAGTTATTCTGCGACGCACAACAACTGGGGAGCGATGCTGTTTGATGTTGCATCGGACCACGCTTACTTCGCTCCGGAAGACTCTTCCGGCAAGTACAGCCCATACGAGATCAAAAACATCATTGATCGCGTTGGTGCTGGCGATTCGTTTGCAGGCGGACTTGTAGTCGCACTGAATACGCCTGAACTTTCCGATCCACAAACAGCCATTCGGTATGCTACGGCAGCAAGTTGTTTGAAACATTCGATCAAAGGCGATTTCAACTACGCGACTCGACAGGAAATCGAAGCGCTCATGGGTGGCGCCGCTAGTGGTCGCGTTCAACGATAA
- the xylA gene encoding xylose isomerase — MEYFPEVPTIKYEGADSRNDFAFKHYNPDETVAGKTMREWLRFSVCYWHTFRGTGADPFGAPTLDRPWDDGTDSTENALKRVDVAFEFMEKLGAPFYCFHDRDVSPERDTLKESNDVFDKIADKLLEAQKRTGIELLWGTANLFSHPRYMHGAATSPNADIFAHAAAQVKKAMEVTHRLGGQNYVFWGGREGYMNLFNTDMKRELDHLGRFMHMAADHADKIGFKGTFLFEPKPKEPTKHQYDFDAAACLNFIRQYDLMDRVKLNIETNHATLAGHTMMHELAYASIQDALGSIDANTGDLLLGWDTDQFPTDIYLTTQCMLVIMEQGGLAPGGVNFDAKVRRESFEPVDLFHAHIGGMDAFARGLKIAAKIREEHVLTDFVSNRYSTFDSGIGEKIEAGTVGFSDLESYVLEKGTLEPNQSGRQEWIENLINRYV; from the coding sequence ATGGAATACTTCCCCGAAGTTCCAACTATCAAATACGAAGGGGCGGATAGCCGCAACGATTTCGCATTCAAACATTACAACCCGGACGAAACCGTCGCCGGAAAAACCATGCGGGAATGGCTGCGGTTCAGCGTTTGTTACTGGCACACCTTCCGTGGCACCGGTGCCGATCCCTTCGGCGCACCTACATTGGATCGGCCCTGGGATGACGGAACCGATTCGACAGAAAACGCGCTCAAGCGTGTCGACGTTGCCTTTGAGTTCATGGAAAAGCTGGGCGCTCCGTTCTACTGTTTTCACGACCGCGACGTCTCTCCCGAACGGGATACGTTAAAAGAGAGTAACGACGTCTTCGATAAAATCGCCGACAAGTTATTGGAAGCACAGAAGCGAACTGGTATCGAACTGCTGTGGGGCACAGCCAATCTGTTTTCCCATCCGCGGTACATGCACGGTGCGGCAACCAGCCCGAATGCGGACATTTTCGCCCATGCGGCCGCACAGGTCAAAAAAGCGATGGAAGTGACTCATCGCCTCGGTGGACAGAACTATGTTTTCTGGGGTGGTCGCGAAGGTTATATGAACCTGTTCAATACCGACATGAAGCGAGAACTCGATCATCTGGGTCGGTTCATGCACATGGCAGCCGACCACGCGGATAAAATCGGTTTTAAAGGAACATTCCTGTTTGAACCAAAACCCAAAGAACCGACGAAACATCAATACGATTTTGATGCCGCCGCCTGTTTGAACTTCATCCGCCAGTACGATCTGATGGACCGAGTCAAACTCAACATCGAGACGAACCACGCTACGTTGGCCGGTCATACGATGATGCATGAGCTTGCCTACGCCTCCATTCAGGATGCTCTGGGAAGTATCGACGCCAATACAGGTGACTTACTACTAGGCTGGGATACAGACCAGTTCCCAACAGACATCTACCTGACAACGCAGTGCATGCTGGTCATTATGGAACAGGGTGGCCTCGCCCCAGGTGGAGTGAACTTCGATGCGAAAGTCCGCCGCGAAAGTTTCGAACCGGTCGATTTGTTCCATGCCCACATCGGTGGTATGGATGCCTTCGCCCGCGGCTTGAAGATCGCTGCTAAAATCCGCGAAGAACATGTGCTGACTGATTTCGTATCCAATCGATACAGCACTTTCGACTCTGGGATCGGCGAAAAGATCGAAGCAGGCACCGTCGGCTTCAGTGACCTGGAGTCTTACGTTCTTGAAAAAGGGACACTCGAACCGAATCAGAGCGGTCGCCAGGAATGGATTGAGAACCTCATTAATCGTTACGTTTAG